The genomic segment ctgaaatgtgatgttctgttatgacttctaacaactgtgtcaagtactgtccaaatcagtctataacctgctatagctcttgattatccttgttcggttcctagaagctttaattttgctggtttgacaaatgTTTGGGATGTAAATAGAATAAAACTATACCCCctaactaattttatttttagtacatttttagcagaatccatgggggtGGGTGCCCAAGATTCGACCTGACCGAACTCACTTTTTAACTCACCTGCTCAACACGAATCAAACTTATTTGGCTTTCGGCTTTCTTGTCCGCTCTTGCTTTGAACAAGTCAAAATAAACTTTGCCCGAACAGAAAACCACTTTCTTAACACAATCAGGATTTTCGGAAGCTGGTCCTTCATCGACTATAATGCGTTTGAATGCTGTACATTCCGACATATCTGAAAATGGACTCCTTGCCAGGGGATGTCTTAATCCTGACTTTGGGGTACACAAAATCAAAGGTTTACGAAACGGCAAGGCAATTTGTCGCCTCAATATGTGAAACAAATTCGCTGGAGTTGTACAATTCGCCACAATCCAATTGGTGTCATTTAGTTGCCTTAATGCCACATCATCACAATGGCAGGGCAAAATATCAGGATCATCATGACACATTTGTAGGAAACGCTCTAGACGACATGATGAATGTTCAGGGCCCATACCTTCCATGCCATGGGGCAATAGCACCACCAAGCCGGACTGGCGAACCCATTTCATTTCACCGCTGGATATGAATTGATCAAAAATTGCCTGGCCTGTATTGCAGAAATCTCCAAATTGAGCCTCCCACATGACCAAAGCATTGGGATTACTCATGGAATAGCCATGCTCAAAGCCTAGGAGGGCATACTCACTAAGACTGCTGTTACACACAGTGTAGGTGGCCTGATCTGGATAGAGATGGGCCAGGGTGTTATAGGTGGCCTTATCGACCGATTGATGACGCAACACATGATGGCGATGTGAAAATGTGCCACGTTCAACATCTTCTCCCGATAGACGAACATGAACACCTTCCTTGAGTAGGGTGCCATAGGCCAAGGCTTCACCCAAAGCCCAATCGGCCATACACTCCTTGACCATTTGTTGGCGGCCCTGGAGGATGCGTTCGAGACCCCTGAAAGAGAAGTGTTAAAAAATGTTACAAATTAGAAGTCTAGGATAAGGTAAAGGTGAAAGGACCTCCAGCGAAGGTGGTGGGGAAAGCTTTTCTTGGTCATTTAGAGGTAGTTAAGGGGAAATATGGTTGCATGCAACACTTACTTATGtatttcaaattgtatttccgGTGGAGGTGGTGAAGAAAACTTCTTGGctatgtgcattaaaatctccttcTTAACACCGGTGGGAGCCATTTCCATGCGGTCTTTGCCATCAAAGAAGCCAGACCAAGGAGAATCAATCCAATCTTTGTACTTTGCAAAACATACAAAAGCATTATTGTAGGCACCAGAGTTGCCATCTACTCTTCCTACCCACCCTTATGATCTGTTCCTTATCCGACTCCTTGAATCCCTCCTCCAGTATGCCATCATATTCCTCAATGGTGGCCTTCAACTCTTCCGATGTTATAATTTTCTCTTGCAATAACTTCTCCGCATACAATTGCAGCACAGGTTTGTGTTTTCGTATTTTTTGATACATCAAAGGTTGGGTAAACATTGGCTCATCGGCCTCATTATGACCGTTGCGACGATAGCCCACCAAATCCACCACAATATCATCGTGCCATGTGGCTCTCCATTCGGCTGCCAGGCCACTTAAAAATACCGCCGCCTCAGGATCATCGGCATTGACATGCAGTATGGGAGCATTCACCACACGTGCTACATCCGTGCAAAAAGGCGACGAACGATGAAAACGTGGATCAGTGGTAAAGCCCACTTGATTGTTAATGACAATGTGAATGGTGCCATGATTTGTGTACGAGGGCAGATCGGACAGATGAATACTTTCATAGACCACACCCTGGCCACAGAAGGCAGCATCTCCATGTATGAGTATAGACATAACTTTGCGACCCTCTGAATCGCCTCTGTAGAATTGCTCGGCTCTGGTTTTGCCCATGACCACAGGATTGACTGCTTCCAAATGCGAAGGATTGGCTACCAAGGCGATGCGAACATTTttattggtaatgcgattcaaACGCTCCGTGTAGGTTCCCAAATGGTATTTAACATCACCGGAGCcctatgaaaaaaatcaaaaaagttgTACATATTTAAATGAAAGTTGTGGAAAGGTGAATGTtggcttttttatacccccccaccgaaggatgagggtatattcattttgtcattccgtttgcaacatatcgaaatatccatttccgaccctaaaaagtacgATTCTagacgttctagccatgtccgtccgtctgtctgttgaaatcaccctacagtcttaaaaaatagaggtatcgagctgaaactttgcaaaaattcttttttttttgtccataaacatgtTATTGtaaatttgaagatgggctatatcggactgtatcttgatatagcccccatataggccgatccgccgatttaggatcttaggcccatacaagccacatttattatccgattttgctgaaattcgggacagtgagttgtgttaggtccttcgacatctttcttcaatttggctcagatcggcccagatttggatatagctgccatatagaccgatctctcgatttaaggtttttggtccataaaaggcgcatttattgtccgatttctccaaaatttggtacagtgagttaagttaaaccaatcgagatacttctgcaatatttcaccgatcggtccaaattcgaaaatagctgccatatagaccgatctctcgatttaaggttatgggccgataaaaggcgcatttattgcccaatgtcgccgaaatttgggaccctGAATTGtttttggcccttcgacatatttcttcaatttggttcagatcggtccagatttggatatagctgccatatacaacgatccgccgatttggggtcttgggcccataaaagccacatttattatccgattttactgaaatttgagacagtgggttgcgttaggcgcttcgacatcttttttcaatttagccaagatcggtccagatttggatatagctaccatatagaccgatccggcgatttagggtcttaggcccataaaagccacatttattatccgatgtcgccgaaatttgggacagtgagttaagttaagtccctcgacatatttctacattttggcctagatcgagcaagatttgatatagcagccatatagaccgatctcccgatataaggttttgggcccataaaaggcgcatttattgtctgatgtcgccgaaatttggggaagtgagttgtattaggccctttgacatccttctgcaatttagctcagatcggtccatatttgaatgtagctgccatgtagaccgatctctcgatttaaggttttggggccataaaaggtgcatttattgtccaatgtcgccgagatttgggacagtgagttgtgttaggcccttcgacatccttcttcaatttggcccagatcggtccagatttggatatagctgccatattgaccgatctctcgatttaaggttttgggcccataaaaggagcatttattgtccgattttgacaaaatttgggacagtgagttgtgttaggcccttcgacatccttcttcaatttggcccagatcggtccagatttggatatagctgccatattgaccgatctctcgatttaaggttttgggcccataaaaggcgcatttattgtctgatgtcgccgaaatttggggcagtgagttgtgttaggccctttgatatccttctgcaatttagctcagatcggtccatatttgaatgtagctgccatgtagaccgatctctcgatttaaggttttggggccataaaaggtgcatttattatccgattttgctgaaatttgaaacagtgagttgtgttaggcccttcgacatccttcttcaaattggcccagatcggtccagatttgaatatagctgccatatagaccgatccgccgatttagggtcttgggcacataaaaggcgcatttattgtccgaaatcgccgaaatttgggacagtgagttttgttaggccttttgatatccttctgcaatttggctcagatcggtccagatttcgatatagctgtcatatagaccgatctctcgatttaaggttttgggcccataaaaggcgca from the Stomoxys calcitrans chromosome 1, idStoCalc2.1, whole genome shotgun sequence genome contains:
- the LOC106092432 gene encoding 2-oxoglutarate dehydrogenase-like, mitochondrial isoform X1, translating into MNIKFANMLGIKSHCSKTFKRTNFAKRFKILLNSEIGSAQNIQNFCKPLTTTKSVKATPPVSQLPTTVGGGSSATYVEDMYRAWQRDPTCVHTSWDAYFRSGVYEPVPHESHPQRDLMPLSQFCAGGGGLAQKAIDDHILVHDIIRSYQTRGFLAASLDPLGIVTHNKTITKCGVELNANENVFIKGDFFKDERNLDQTFKLAGTTTFIGGDERELTFREILKRLEKIYCDTMGIEYMYIFCSKKRAWIRERIEKPGQLQMPAEKKKLILSRLIRATAFENFLAKKWSSEKRFGLEGCEVLIPCLKEVIDRSSALGVESFIIGLAHRGRLNTLANICRKPLHQIFAQFRVLKADDSGSGDVKYHLGTYTERLNRITNKNVRIALVANPSHLEAVNPVVMGKTRAEQFYRGDSEGRKVMSILIHGDAAFCGQGVVYESIHLSDLPSYTNHGTIHIVINNQVGFTTDPRFHRSSPFCTDVARVVNAPILHVNADDPEAAVFLSGLAAEWRATWHDDIVVDLVGYRRNGHNEADEPMFTQPLMYQKIRKHKPVLQLYAEKLLQEKIITSEELKATIEEYDGILEEGFKESDKEQIIRYKDWIDSPWSGFFDGKDRMEMAPTGVKKEILMHIAKKFSSPPPPEIQFEIHKGLERILQGRQQMVKECMADWALGEALAYGTLLKEGVHVRLSGEDVERGTFSHRHHVLRHQSVDKATYNTLAHLYPDQATYTVCNSSLSEYALLGFEHGYSMSNPNALVMWEAQFGDFCNTGQAIFDQFISSGEMKWVRQSGLVVLLPHGMEGMGPEHSSCRLERFLQMCHDDPDILPCHCDDVALRQLNDTNWIVANCTTPANLFHILRRQIALPFRKPLILCTPKSGLRHPLARSPFSDMSECTAFKRIIVDEGPASENPDCVKKVVFCSGKVYFDLFKARADKKAESQISLIRVEQICPFPYDLIRDEILKYKNAEVLWAQEEHKNQGAWTYVQPRFQTAMAKDEALQIQYHGRPTAAAPSTGNKMQHERELHDFIVSIFGELTAAEKEVLKKEEEARIAKAKAETEQKTKAAATIEKSQNPSAASKPNNKRK
- the LOC106092432 gene encoding 2-oxoglutarate dehydrogenase complex component E1 isoform X2, with the protein product MNIKFANMLGIKSHCSKTFKRTNFAKRFKILLNSEIGSAQNIQNFCKPLTTTKSVKATPPVSQLPTTVGGGSSATYVEDMYRAWQRDPTCVHTSWDAYFRSGVYEPVPHESHPQRDLMPLSQFCAGGGGLAQKAIDDHILVHDIIRSYQTRGFLAASLDPLGIVTHNKTITKCGVELNANENVFIKGDFFKDERNLDQTFKLAGTTTFIGGDERELTFREILKRLEKIYCDTMGIEYMYIFCSKKRAWIRERIEKPGQLQMPAEKKKLILSRLIRATAFENFLAKKWSSEKRFGLEGCEVLIPCLKEVIDRSSALGVESFIIGLAHRGRLNTLANICRKPLHQIFAQFRVLKADDSGSGDVKYHLGTYTERLNRITNKNVRIALVANPSHLEAVNPVVMGKTRAEQFYRGDSEGRKVMSILIHGDAAFCGQGVVYESIHLSDLPSYTNHGTIHIVINNQVGFTTDPRFHRSSPFCTDVARVVNAPILHVNADDPEAAVFLSGLAAEWRATWHDDIVVDLVGYRRNGHNEADEPMFTQPLMYQKIRKHKPVLQLYAEKLLQEKIITSEELKATIEEYDGILEEGFKESDKEQIIRYKDWIDSPWSGFFDGKDRMEMAPTGVKKEILMHIAKKFSSPPPPEIQFEIHKGLERILQGRQQMVKECMADWALGEALAYGTLLKEGVHVRLSGEDVERGTFSHRHHVLRHQSVDKATYNTLAHLYPDQATYTVCNSSLSEYALLGFEHGYSMSNPNALVMWEAQFGDFCNTGQAIFDQFISSGEMKWVRQSGLVVLLPHGMEGMGPEHSSCRLERFLQMCHDDPDILPCHCDDVALRQLNDTNWIVANCTTPANLFHILRRQIALPFRKPLILCTPKSGLRHPLARSPFSDMSECTAFKRIIVDEGPASENPDCVKKVVFCSGKVYFDLFKARADKKAESQISLIRVEQICPFPYDLIRDEILKYKNAEVLWAQEEHKNQGAWTYVQPRFQTAMAKDEA